One genomic window of Amyelois transitella isolate CPQ chromosome 8, ilAmyTran1.1, whole genome shotgun sequence includes the following:
- the LOC106137268 gene encoding sorting nexin-12, translated as MAEDTTADATRRLNVKKQTLDDAYAAPANFLEIDVVNPVTTMGVGKKRYTDYEVRMRTNLPVFKVKESSVRRRYSDFEWLRNELERDSKIVVPPLPGKALKRQLPFRGDDGIFEDEFIEDRRKGLEVFINKIAGHPLAQNERCLHMFLQDPTIDKNYVPGKIRNT; from the exons atGGCTGAAGACACGACAGCCGATGCGACAAGAAGATTAAATGTTAAGAAACAGACATTGGACGATGCTTACGCGGCACCGGCAAACTTCCTGGAGATTGATGTAGTGAACCCCGTTACAACCATGGGAGTTGGGAAAAAACGCTATACAGATTACGAAGTCCGCATGAGG ACGAACCTGCCAGTTTTCAAAGTGAAGGAGTCTAGTGTAAGGCGGCGGTATAGCGATTTCGAATGGCTTCGGAATGAACTTGAGAGGGACAGCAAG ATCGTAGTTCCACCTTTGCCTGGTAAAGCTCTGAAGAGACAACTCCCGTTCCGGGGTGATGATGGCATATTTGAAGATGAATTCATTGAGGATCGTAGAAAAG GACTAGAAGTATTCATAAACAAGATAGCCGGACACCCCCTGGCTCAGAACGAGCGGTGCCTTCACATGTTTCTACAAGACCCGACCATCGACAAGAACTACGTCCCGGGCAAGATACGGAACACATAA